GTCGCGGCGCTTGGGGTCGTCGGCGGACGGGCGCTCGCGGACGTCCTGGATGGACATGCCCGCCACGATCGCCAGTACGTCCCGCAGGACGCCGGATCGGCGGGCCTGCACGAGCATGCGCGCGAAGCGCGGGTCGATCGGCAGTCGCGCGATCTCGCGGCCGAGGTCGGTGAGGCGCCCGGTTCCTGCGCCGCCTCGTCCGCTCCCTGAGCCGCTTCCTCCGGCCCCTGAGCCTGCTGAAGGGTCGACCGCCCCGAGCTCGACGAGCAGGTCGAACGCCGCCTTCACACCGCGCGAGTCCGGCTTGGTCAGAAACGGGAACTCGCCGATGTCGCCGAAGCCGAGCGCGAGCATCTGCAGGATGACCGCCGCCAGGCTCGTGCGAAGGATCTCGGGTTCGGTGAACTCATCGCGGGAGGCGAAGTCCTCCTCGGAGTACAGCCGGATCGCGATGCCGGGGCTGGTGCGGCCCGCCCGCCCGGAGCGCTGCTGGGCGGATGCCTGCGACACGGCCTCGATAGGCAGCTGCTGGATCTTGGTGCGATTGCTGTAGCGGGAGATGCGCGCGGTGCCGGTGTCGATGACGTACCGGATGCCGGGCACCGTGAGACTCGTCTCGGCGACATTGGTCGCGAGGATGACCCGGCGCCGCACCCCGGCGATCGCCGAACGCTCGAAGACCCGGTGCTGCTCGGCGGCCGAGAGGCGCCCGTAGAGAGGGAGCACTTCGGTCGGCGAGGCGTCCTTGGCATACATGCCCCGCACGGCATCCGCAGCATCGCGGATCTCGGCCTCGCCCGGCAGGAAGACGAGCACGTCTCCGGATGACTCGCGGTCGAGTTCACGCAGCGCGGCGGAAATGCCGTCCACGTCGTCGTCGGCCCGCTCGTCGCGCGGGCGGTAGCGCACCTCGACCGGGTACGTCCGGCCGGAGACCTCGACGATCGGGGCCGGGTTGCCCGCGGCATCCGCGAAATGCTTCGCAAAGCTCTCGGGATCTATCGTCGCGCTGGTGATGATCACCTTCAGATCCGGCCGCTTCGGCAGGATGCGCGTGAGATATCCGATCAGGAAGTCGACGTTCAGCGACCGCTCGTGGGCTTCGTCGACGATGATCGTGTCATAGCGGCGCAGCAGCCGGTCGCGGTGGATCTCGTTGAGCAGGATGCCGTCGGTCATCAGCGCGATGCGCGTGTCCTCCGAGACCTTGTCCGTGAAGCGCACCTTGTAGCCGACCGTCGTGCCGAGGGGCACTTCGAGCTCTTCGGCGATGCGCTCGGCGATCGTGCGCGCAGCGATGCGTCGCGGCTGCGTGTGCGCGATCCGGGTGCGTCCGAGTTCAAGACAGATCTTCGGCAGCTGCGTGGTCTTGCCCGATCCGGTCGCTCCGGCCACGATCACGACCTGGGAATCGCGGATCGCACGCGCGATCTCATCGCGCGCGGCGCTGACGGGCAGCTCCGGCGGATAAGAGATCACGGGTTCTGGGGAGGACATAGCCTTCCAGTCTAAAGTCGTCGTGCCTCGGGCGCGTTTCCGCTTGACCCTGACATCGTGTGAGGACTGATCATGTACGCCGACGGACAGGTCGCCGCCTACGGGCGGGTGAGCGTGCGGATGCTTCGGCGGTAGGACGCATCGCAGTTGTCGACGCTCATCCGGATCGTCGGGCTGCGTGATCTCGGCGTGGGCCTGGAGGAAATCCGATCCGCGCTGCGGGATCCGGTCGATACGACCGAGCTGGCTCGCGATCGGCCCGCTCTATGACCGGCTGTTCCCCGCGCTGGAACGCGCCGGCGTGCCGCCGCGCGACCCGTCGGTCATCTACGACACCGGCGAGGGAGCGGAGATGGAGTCGGATGCCGGTGAGGTCATCGTCCACGCGGGTATGCGGCGACGGACGACGACCCCGTGGGTGATTTCGCGGATGTCACGCTGGCTCACGTGCCGCTTGCGGCAACGCTCGTGCACCACGGGGTCAGGGCGGGGATCGGCGACTCGTGGATGACGCTCAGCGAGTGGGTCGAGCAGAACGGCTACCGGTTCGCAGGCCCCTATAGGGAGGTCCACCTGATCGGTGCGGCGAGAAGTCTTCGGCAACGGCGGACTCTGCTTCTCCCGTAGGGCGTTGAACTTCATGCTCACATAGGTGCCTGACATGCGGACGACGGCGTGTCGCACTTCCCGCTCAGCGGGACTGCCTGCTGTCAGATGCAATGAGCGCGAAGTTCGACGCGTAGTGAGCGGGTGTACGGGGAGTGTGAGCGCGAAGTTCAACGCGCTCCAGAAGCGTTCAACGCCGAGAATATGTGGACAGCGCGCTCGCGCGGCATTCGTCGTCCCTACAGTGTCGCCATGAGTTCAGAGGATTCGTCTCACGACGAGCGACGCGGATACCTCGCCGCGGATGACGACGACGACGTCGACGATGTCGACGAGTTCGATCAGCACGGCGACGATGACGATGACGATGACGATGACGACGACGAAGACGAGCACACGGATCCGGCGGCGGTCCTGCAGGGTTTCCTCGATCGTCACGCCATGCATCCATTCGAAGCGCTCGCCGAACCGGTGCGGCGTCGGATCATCGACGTCCTCGCCAGCGGGGAGCACACCGCGGGTGAGTTGGCCGCCGTCGTCGGCGGCGAGTACCGCATCAGTCGGACGGCGGTCTCGAAACATCTGCGGTTGCTCCGAGACGCCGGCTTCATCGACGTTCGCGGCGACTTCCAGTGGCGCTGGTACCGGCTGACATCAGAGGGTCTGGACGTGCTGGAGATGATCGTGGCCGACCTGCGGCACAAATGGAATCTCCGGCTCGGGTGGGACGAGGAGCTCGGCATGGAGAACGACCCGCTCGCTCATTTCGACCGCCCGGTGCAGCGCAAGGGTCCGGGGCGCCCGATCCGGCGCGGACATCGCGGAACCCAGACCTCGGCCCCGATCGCGAGCGAACCCGACAAGGGCTGGTAGCGCCGATCTAGGCTGGAACCATGACGATTCCCACGGTTCAGCTCAACGACGGCTACGACATCCCGCAACTCGGCTACGGCGTCTTCAAGGTGCCGCCGGCAGACACCGAGCGCGCGGTCGCCGAAGCCCTCGAGGTCGGCTACCGCCACATCGACACCGCCGCCATCTACGGCAACGAGGAGGGTGTCGGCGCGGCCATCGCGAAGGCGGGGATCCCGCGCCACGAGCTGTTCATCACCACCAAGCTGTGGAACGACCGGCACGACGGGGACGAGCCGGATGCCGCGATCCGCGAGAGCCTCGACAAGCTCGGCCTCGAGCGCGTCGACCTCTACCTCGTGCACTGGCCCACCCCCGCGAAAGACAACTTCGTCCACGCGTGGCAGAAGCTGATCGAGATCCGCGACCGGGGTCTTGCCCGCAGCATCGGCGTCTCGAACTTCCTCGTCCCGCATCTGGAGCGCATCGTCGCTGAGACCGGCGTCACGCCCGCCGTCGACCAGATCGAGCTGCACCCCGCGCACCAGCAGCGCGACGTGACCGACTGGGCCGCGGGGCACGGCGTCGCCATCGAGGCATGGGGTCCGCTCGGTCAGGGCAAGTACGACCTGTTCGGCATCCCGGCGGTGAAGGACGCGGCATCCGCCCACGCCAAGTCGCCCGCGCAGGTCGTCCTGCGTTGGCACCTGCAGAAGGGCAACATCGTCTTCCCGAAGTCCGTGCGCCGCGAGCGTCTCGAGGAGAACCTCGACGTGTTCGACTTCGAGCTCTCGGACGCCGAGATCGCGGCGATCGACGCGCTCGACCCGGAGGACGGCTCCGGACGGGTCAGCGCGCACCCCGACGAGGTGAACTGAGCACGGACGGATCGGAGCCGGCGGTGAACGAGCGCCTCGAGAACTCGGCGAGTCCGTACCTTCGCTCGCACGCCGGAAATCCGGTCGCGTGGTTCCCGTGGGGCGAGGAGGCGTTCGCGCAGGCGCGCCGCCGCGACGTGCCGGTGATGGTGTCCATCGGCTACTCGACCTGCCACTGGTGTCACGTGATGGCGCGCGAGTCCTTCTCGGATGAGCGGACCGCGGCGGCGCTGAACGCGGACTTCGTGGCGATCAAGGTCGACCGGGAGGAACATCCGGAGGTGGATGCCGCCTACATGGCGGCCGCATCCGCCTTCACGCAGCACCTGGGCTGGCCGCTGACCGTATTCGTCACGCCCGAGGGGCGCCCGTTCTACGCGGGGACGTACTTCCCGCCCGAGCCGCGCGGCGGCATGCCGTCCTTCCCCCAGGTGCTGGAGGCTGCGCGCGAAGCGTGGACCGAGCGCCGCGAACAGGTCGATGAGACCGCCGTGGCGGTCGTGGCCGCGCTCGCCGAGGCGCGCAACGCGCCCGACGGAGCCGGCACGACACCCGATGTCGGCGAGATCGCCGGCGCCGCATCGGCGATCGCTGCACGTGAAGACCGCGAGTACGGCGGCTTCGGGGGCGAGGATCCGGCGACGCCGAAGTTCCCGATCGCCACTGCGCTGCGATTCCTGCAGACCGGCACCGTACGCGCGACCGATCCCGAAGCCGCGGCAGTGGCCGAGCGCGCCCTTGGCGCGATGGCCGCATCGCCGCTGCGGGACGACGTGGAGGGGGGCTTCTTCCGCTACGCGACCCGGCGGGACTGGACCGTGCCGCACTACGAGCGGATGCTGACCGACAACGCGCAGCTGCTCGAGATCGCCGTCGATGCCGGCGACGAGTCGACTGCGCGGGGCATCGCGGCGTTCCTGACCGAGGTGCTGCAGCAGCCCTCCGGCGGATTCGGCGCCGCGCAGGACTCCGAGTCGTGGATTGACGGGCAGCGCAGCGAAGGCGGCTTCTATCTGCGGGATGCCGCGGGGCGATCGAGTCTTGACCCGCCGGCGGTCGACGGCAAAGTCGTGACCGGCTGGAACGGCCTCGCCATCGCCGCGCTCGCGCGGGCGGGCACGCGCTACGGCGAACCCGCATGGATCGAGTCCGCCCGGTGGGCGGCCGACGCGGTGCTGGGCGCCAACGTCCGCCCGGACGGATCTCTGGTGCGCGCGTCGCTCGATGACATCGCCTCACCAGCGTCGGCGACACTGGCCGACTACGGACAGTTCGCCGGTGGCCTGCTGGCGCTGACGGTCGCCACGGGCGAGGTCGCCTACGCGCTACGCGCACGCGAACTCGTCGAGGCGTCCCTGGAGCGCCCCGAAGATCCCCGGAGTCCGATCCGCGCTCCCGGCGGCGGCGACGCGGTGCTGGCCGGACAGGATCTCTCCGCTCCGGATGCCGCATCCGACGGCGACGAGCCGTCCGGCCCGGCCTCGCTCGCCGATGCCGCCTACGTGCTGTGGCTGCTGGGTGGCGGCGACCGCTGGAGGGCGCTGGCGGAACAGACGGTCGCGGCGCACGCGGCATCCGCTCTGAGCCAACCGCTCGCCTACGGCGCCCTGCTCCGTACCGCCGCACGACTGGCGCGCCCGCCCCGGCAGCTCGTCGTCGTCTCGGAGCGCCCGGAGGCGCTGCTCGTGACGACTGCGCGCGCCATCCCGGCCGACATCGTGACGATCGTGACGGCCGAGCAGGCGCATGATCTCGCCCTCGCGGGCTTCGAGCTGTTCGAGGGAAAGCTCGAGCGCGGCGGCGCCCCGACAGCCTACGACTGCGTGCGCTTCGCCTGCCGGCTGCCGGTGACCGATCCCGCCGGGCTCGCGGCCTAGACCCAGCCCGTCATCCAGGCGTGCACGTGCCAGAAGTCGTACGGCACGGAGATCCCCGCGACGATCGGATACCAGAACGCCGAGAGCACCACGACGACGGCCAGGAAGATCAGGACGATGCGCTGCCCGCTGATGCGCCGATACGCGTCCGCTTCCGGGTGTCCTGCGATCTCGCGGAGCGCGTAGGTCAGCCCGAGCAGCAGGAAGGGCAGGATCGCGATCGTATAGAACTGGAACATCGTCCGTTCCGGATACTGCAGCCACGGCACGTAGGTCGCCGCGATGCCGGTGAGGATGACGGCGATCCGCCAGTCCCGGGAGACGACGAACCGGTAGATCAGGTAGAGCGCCGCGGCGACGCTCGCGTACCAGATCAGCGGGTTGGGCATGCTGTAGATGTTCTCCATGCAGCCGCTGCCCGAGCCGCAGCCCGCCTCGCCGTACGGGGTCAGCTCGCTGTACATCGAGGTGGGCCGAAGCAGCAGCGGCCACTGCCAGGCCGGGCTCGCATAGCCGTGCGGCGAGCTGAGTCCGACGTGGAAGTCGTAGATCGCGACGTGGTATTTCCACAGGTTCTGCAGCGACAGCGGAACCCACGACCAGAATCCGCTCGCCGAGGCTGCCGCGGCGTCCAGCGCGTGCCGGCCGTAGCCGCCGCCCGTGACGAGCCAGCCCGTCCACGACGCGAGGTAGATCACGAAGGCCACCGGGACGAACAGCACGAAGCTCACCGGTCCCTGCCGGAACGCGGCATCGGTCGGCCAGAACCCCACGCCCGCGCGCCGCCGCGCCAGCGCGTCGGTGACCACGACGTAGATGCCCAGCGCGACGATCACGTACAGGCCCGACCACTTGACGGCCGTCGCGGCGCCTGCTGCGGCGCCTGCGGCGATCAGCCAGGGCCGGTTCCACAGCACCGGACCCCACGTGGGGCGCGTGCCGTCCAGCGACCGCAGCGCGACCAGTGCGGCGAGACGGTCCAGGTGCCGCCGGCGATCCAGCAGGACGAACCAGAAGGCGAGCAGTACGAAGAAGGCCAGGAAGTTGTCCAGCAGGGCGACCCGGCTGAGCACGATCGCGAGGCCGTCGATCGCCATCAGCAGCCCGGCGACACCGGCGAACACGACGGAGCCGGTCAGCGTCCGGGCGACGAGATAGACCAGCAGGACCAGCGCGATGCCGAACACCGCCGTCGCGAACCGCCAGCCGAACGTCGAGTCCGGGCCGAACAGGGCCATGCCCAGACCGATGAAGAACTTGCCGAGCGGCGGGTGCACGACGAAGCTGCCGGTCGCGCTGAAGACGTCGGGCGCCCCGCCCAGGAACGTCTCGTTCGCGCCCTCCGGCCAGGTCGAGGCGTAGCCGAGATTCCACTGGCTCCAGGCGTCTTTGACGTAATACGTCTCGTCGAAGATGAAGGCGCGCGGATGCCCCAGATCCCAGAGCCGCAGCACGGCGCCGAGCGCCGTGATCAGCGTCGGAGCCAGCCACGCCCACCGCCGTTGCAGGCGCGGATCGGCCCGGATCCGCGCCGCCCACCTGTCGTAGACCGAGGCGCGCGTCTGCACGAGGGGCGGCTCGGTGGAAGACACAGCGACCAGCCTAAGGTTGGGAGGGTGATCATCCTCGCCGCGACGCCCATCGGCAATCTCGGCGACGCGTCACGGCGCCTCATCGAGGCGCTCGAGAACGCCACAGTGATCGCCGCCGAAGACACGCGCACCACGCAGCGGCTGCTCGCCGCGCTCGGTGTCGTGAACCGGCCGAGACTGATCGCCCTGCACGATCACAACGAGAAGCAGCGAGCCGGCGAATTGGTCGCACTGGCGGCGTCCGAAGACCTCCTCGTCCTCAGCGACGCCGGCATGCCGACGGTCAGCGACCCGGGCTACGGACTCGTCGCGGCCGCTGCTGCGGCCGGCGTCGGCGTGACCGTGATCCCCGGGCCGAGCGCGGTGCTGAGCGCACTGGCGGTCTCGGGCCTGCCGACCGATCGCTTCACGTTCGAGGGATTTCTGCCGCGCAAGCCAGGCGACCGCCGCGGCGCCCTGCGGGCGTTGCAGGGGGAGCGGCGAACGATGGTGTTCTTCGAGTCTCCGGCGCGCACCCCCGCCTCGCTCGCCGACATCGCGTCGGTCCTCGGCTCCGATCGCCGTGTCGCCGTCTGCCGGGAGCTGACCAAGCTGCACGAGGAGGTCGCGCGCGGGACGGCGGCCGAACTCGTCGAGTGGGCCTCCGCGGGCGTGCGCGGCGAGGTCGTCCTCGTCGTGGAAGGCGCCCCGGCAGCGGAGGTCGCCTTTCCGGATGCGGTCGCGCAGGTGCTCGAGCAGGTGCGAACCGGGGTGCGGTTGAAGGATGCCGCGGCCGAGGTCTCCGCGCACACCGGCCACTCGTCGAGGGAGCTCTACCAGGCGTCCCTCGCGCAGCGAGGGACCCTCAGCCCTTGACCGCGCCCGAGGTCAGCCCGCCCACGATGTAGCGCTGCAGCGACAGGAACAGGATCAGCACGGGCAGGGCGGCCAGCACCGCGCCCGCCGCGAACAGGCCCCAGTTGGACGAGAGCTGGTCGGACACCCACTGGAACATCCCGACGGCCAACGTCCAGTTGTCCTGGGAGACCAGGACGAGACGGGCGATGATGAAATCGCCGAACGCCGCGATGAAGGCCAGGAGGGCGACGACGGCCAGGATCGGCGTCACGAGCGGCATGATGAGGCGCCAGAAGATCTGGGCGTGGGTCGCACCGTCGATCTTGGCCGACTCGTCCAACTCCATCGGAATGGTGTTGAAGAAGCCGTACATGAGGAAGGTGTTGGTCCCGAGTGCGCCTCCGAGATACACGCAGATGAGCGCGATCTTGGAGTTGAGGCCGAGCGCGGGCACCACCTCGCCGAGCGCCAGGAGCAGCAGGAAGATCGCGATGAAGGCGAGCGCCTGCGGGAACATCTGGATGATCAGCAGCGACGTGAGACTCAGCCGTCTTCCCGCGAATCGGAAGCGCGAGAACGCATAGGCGGCCGACGCGCCCATCAGCACGGCTCCGATCGCCGCGACCCCTCCGATCAGGAGCGTGTTGCCGTACCAGGCCCAGTAGCTGGTCTGTCCGAGCGCAGCGTAGTTCGTGAGGTCGAACGTGCTGAACAGGGCGTTCGCGGCCGACAGGTTCCCGCCCGGGTTGAAGGATGCGGAGACGACGTAGACCAGCGGGAAGGCCGCGTAGAAGATGATGACGATCGCCAGGAGGTACTTCCAACCGACCTCGAGCACCCAGCGTCGGCGTTTGGCGCCGCTGCGGGAGGAAGCCGGTCCTGCGGTCTGAGACGTCGGTGCTGCGACGGCGCGCGTGGACATCACTGGTACTCCTCGAGCTTGCGGGTCTGGCGGAAGGCGATCGCCGAGATGAGTCCGACGACGAGGAACACGAGGATCGACAGCGCGCTCGCCAGTCCGAAGTCCGCAGCGCCACCGGCGACGCCGGAGATGCGGTAGATCGCGGAGATCAGGATGTCGGTGTAGCCGAGCGCGAACGGCGCGCCCGGTATCGCCGGCCCGCCGTTGTTGAACATGTAGATCGTCGTGAAGTTGTTGAAGCTGAAGGCGAAGGATGAGATCAGCAGAGGCGCCGTCGCGACCAGGACGAGCGGAAGGATGATCGAGCGCATCTGCCGCGAGCGCCCGGCTCCGTCGATGGATGCCGCTTCGAGCGAGTCCTTCGGCAGTGACTGGAGGGCACCGGTGCACACGAGGAAGAAGTACGGGTAGGTGAGCCACACGTTCACCCACAGCACGGCGATCCGCGCCAGCCACGGATCACCGAGCCAGTTGATCTGGGCGCCGAAGAAGAAGAGGTCGTTGATCACGCCGAACTCCGCGTTGAACATCCCCCGGAACAGCAGCGCCGACATGAACGCGGGAAATGCGTACGGCAGGATGAACAGCGTCCGCAGGACCTTGCGCCCCCGCACGCGCGGATCGTTGTAGATGATCGCGACGATGAGGCCCATGAGGAACGGGATGGCGACGGACAGCAGCGCGAAGGCGAACGTCCACAGCGTCACGATCCCCAGCGCACTCTGCAGCTTCGGGTCGGTGAAGATCTGGATGAAGTTGTCGAATCCGACCCCGACGTACCAGCCCGCGGGCAGAGCGGACCCGTCGTCGGCGACGAAGCTGCCGGTGTCGGTCGCGCGGTAGACGGTGCCGCTGGCGGTGTCGGTGATGGTCTGCGCGGACTCGTCCCAGACCAGGGTCGACTCGTACACCGCCCCCGTCGTACCCTCTCGGGTCCGGATCGAGCCGTCGTTCGGATCGTCTGAGACCGGGACCCGCAGATTCGTGATGATCTCCTGCAGCGCGGGATCGGTGAGGACCTGGTTGCGGGCCACGACGTTCCAGCCGGGCACCGCGACGGGAGCGCCGGTCGCGCCGATCTCGGCGCCCCGCACCTGCGCAAGCGGCTCGTCCGTGTCGCCGGCCAGCACGTCCTCGTCCTCGACGATGGCGAAGCCGTACTCCCCGCCCCGTTCGATCACGGCGAGGGGATAGGTCGGGGAGTCCTCGAGCCGGCGCTCACCCTGCGTGAGCGCCGCATTGACCGCCTGCTCCTGCGTGCCGATGTGCCCGGTGCCGTAGTTGGTGAAGGCGATGTAGCCGGTGTACAGGAAGATGAACACCTGGAAGATCAAGAGGAACGTGAGCCCGGGGAAGAGGTACTTCAGCGGGAGCGCCCTCTTCGTGAAGTACACGATGTCGGCGAGCAGGAGCAGCACGACCGCCACGCCGAAGATCACCCACGACTCGGCGCGGAACGCGCTGACGATCGCGAGGAGACTGACGGCGTTGACGATCGCCATCAGCGCCAGCTTGACCAGGAACCCCCACCCAGGTCCACGCCATCGGCGCGCGTGCGATTCGCCGCGTGAGGTCGAGCTCTGTCTGGGTGGTGCGTCGCCGGAATGCGGTCCCGCCACCGTGCTGCCGGGCAGCGTCATCTCCTGCTCCTGTCTTGATCCGTGGGGAGGGGCGCGCGGGGCGGAGGACCGCCCCGCGCGTCCGATCAGCCGATCGCGGCCTGAAGGTCGGCGACCATCGTGTTCCAGGTCGCCACGGGGTCGGCCCCGCCGATGATCTGGACCTGTGCGGCGTTCCAGAGATCCCAGACCGAGCCCATCTCGGGGATCGAGGGCTGCGGCACGCCGTTCTGTGCGGAGGCGATGAAGCCGGCGATCACCGGGTCGGAGGAGACCTCCTCGGCGAGCGTCTTCCACGCGGGGATGCGCGGGTCTGCCTCGTAGAGGGCCTTCTGGGCGTCGTCGGTCGCGATGTAGTTGACCAGGAAGTCCTGCGCCAGAAGCGCGTTGGCCGACTCCGAGCTGACGTAGAAGCCCTGCACGCCGACGAACGGTGCGGCCGTCTCTCCTCCGGCGGAGGGGATCGGGTTCACTTTGATGTTCACGCCGTCAGCGGTGAGCGCCTCGATGGCCCACGGCCCCTGCACTGTGTACGCGGCCTGACCCGAGGCGAACAGTTCGTTGTTCGTGTCGTAGTCCACCGTCGTGGAGATGATGCCGGTGCCGGCACTTCCGTTGGCACCGAGCCAGGTGGCGAATGCGTCTCCGGCGGCTCCGCCCATGCCGACCTCGCTGGTGTACGAGCCGGAGTCGTCCTGCACGAACACCGGTGCGCCGAACGAGGTCTGGAAGCCGTACATCGTGTAGGCGTCTCCGGTCTGCCCGCCCGTGTTGATCACGATCGGACGCGCGGCGCCGGCGGTGGTCGCCGCGGTGATCGCGTCGTCCCAGGTCGCCGGTGCGTCCTGGCCGACCAGGTCGGTGTTCTGCACGAGCGCGACGGCTTCCAGCGCGTACGGGAGGGCGTAGAGCTGACCGTCGTAGGTCATCGCCTCCACCGCCACCTGCTCGATGGAATCGGCCTTGTCGCCGAGGTCGATCGTGTCCACGACGCCGGCCGCGACGAATGCGCCGAGCCAGTCGTGGGCGCCGATCGTGATGTCGGGGCCTTCGCCGGTGGGGACCTGCGCGATGAAGTCCGCACGCATGTCCTCGAAGTTCTTCTGCACCAGTGTCACCTTGGTGCCGGTCTCGTCCTCGAAGGCGGCGGCAGCCGCTTCGATCGCGGGCTTGCGATTCTCATCGGTCCAGATGACGAGTTCTCCGCCCGCGTCGCCGCCGCCGTCGGTGGCGTCGGGTGCTGCCGAGCCACCGGAGCAGCCGGACAGCAGCAGAGCGGCCGACGCGAGTGCGACGACGCCGATTCCCATCTTGCGCATTGATCTTCCTCTCGGAGGTGGTCGATGCGCGGCTCCGGCGGAGTCGCGTCATTACGACCGGTGTGGTGCCGCAGCCGGTCGGCCACGGCGGATATCGCAGTACTGCGCTGGACCGGTGGTCCTCACGCAGAGCGGGTGGCGGTCAGTGACCACCCCCTTCGTCCGCGGATGAGCTGCGGATGACGGCGACGTGCCCTGCAGCCAAGGTCGCGGTGTCGGTGATCTCCTGCTGCGTCAGCAGGTCGAACCCCGCCGTCGGCATGTCCACCGCGGTCTCGGAGTGATTGATGGCGACCACGTACTCCACCCCGTCGCCGTGACGACGGACGACCTCCAGCCCCTCGGGCGAATCCGCCGGGGAGATCCCCGCATCGCGGTAGATCTGGGACATGAGGACCGCCAGCGATCGCGCATCCGGCCGAGTGCTCACGTACCAGCCCACGCCGTCGCCGTGCTGATGCCGCGTGATCGCGGGCTTGCCCGCGGCGGGTCCGCCGAGATACGTCGCGCGTGTCTCCGCACCCGCGA
This portion of the Microbacterium pygmaeum genome encodes:
- a CDS encoding ArsR/SmtB family transcription factor encodes the protein MHPFEALAEPVRRRIIDVLASGEHTAGELAAVVGGEYRISRTAVSKHLRLLRDAGFIDVRGDFQWRWYRLTSEGLDVLEMIVADLRHKWNLRLGWDEELGMENDPLAHFDRPVQRKGPGRPIRRGHRGTQTSAPIASEPDKGW
- a CDS encoding aldo/keto reductase, which produces MTIPTVQLNDGYDIPQLGYGVFKVPPADTERAVAEALEVGYRHIDTAAIYGNEEGVGAAIAKAGIPRHELFITTKLWNDRHDGDEPDAAIRESLDKLGLERVDLYLVHWPTPAKDNFVHAWQKLIEIRDRGLARSIGVSNFLVPHLERIVAETGVTPAVDQIELHPAHQQRDVTDWAAGHGVAIEAWGPLGQGKYDLFGIPAVKDAASAHAKSPAQVVLRWHLQKGNIVFPKSVRRERLEENLDVFDFELSDAEIAAIDALDPEDGSGRVSAHPDEVN
- a CDS encoding thioredoxin domain-containing protein → MNERLENSASPYLRSHAGNPVAWFPWGEEAFAQARRRDVPVMVSIGYSTCHWCHVMARESFSDERTAAALNADFVAIKVDREEHPEVDAAYMAAASAFTQHLGWPLTVFVTPEGRPFYAGTYFPPEPRGGMPSFPQVLEAAREAWTERREQVDETAVAVVAALAEARNAPDGAGTTPDVGEIAGAASAIAAREDREYGGFGGEDPATPKFPIATALRFLQTGTVRATDPEAAAVAERALGAMAASPLRDDVEGGFFRYATRRDWTVPHYERMLTDNAQLLEIAVDAGDESTARGIAAFLTEVLQQPSGGFGAAQDSESWIDGQRSEGGFYLRDAAGRSSLDPPAVDGKVVTGWNGLAIAALARAGTRYGEPAWIESARWAADAVLGANVRPDGSLVRASLDDIASPASATLADYGQFAGGLLALTVATGEVAYALRARELVEASLERPEDPRSPIRAPGGGDAVLAGQDLSAPDAASDGDEPSGPASLADAAYVLWLLGGGDRWRALAEQTVAAHAASALSQPLAYGALLRTAARLARPPRQLVVVSERPEALLVTTARAIPADIVTIVTAEQAHDLALAGFELFEGKLERGGAPTAYDCVRFACRLPVTDPAGLAA
- a CDS encoding dolichyl-phosphate-mannose--protein mannosyltransferase, giving the protein MSSTEPPLVQTRASVYDRWAARIRADPRLQRRWAWLAPTLITALGAVLRLWDLGHPRAFIFDETYYVKDAWSQWNLGYASTWPEGANETFLGGAPDVFSATGSFVVHPPLGKFFIGLGMALFGPDSTFGWRFATAVFGIALVLLVYLVARTLTGSVVFAGVAGLLMAIDGLAIVLSRVALLDNFLAFFVLLAFWFVLLDRRRHLDRLAALVALRSLDGTRPTWGPVLWNRPWLIAAGAAAGAATAVKWSGLYVIVALGIYVVVTDALARRRAGVGFWPTDAAFRQGPVSFVLFVPVAFVIYLASWTGWLVTGGGYGRHALDAAAASASGFWSWVPLSLQNLWKYHVAIYDFHVGLSSPHGYASPAWQWPLLLRPTSMYSELTPYGEAGCGSGSGCMENIYSMPNPLIWYASVAAALYLIYRFVVSRDWRIAVILTGIAATYVPWLQYPERTMFQFYTIAILPFLLLGLTYALREIAGHPEADAYRRISGQRIVLIFLAVVVVLSAFWYPIVAGISVPYDFWHVHAWMTGWV
- the rsmI gene encoding 16S rRNA (cytidine(1402)-2'-O)-methyltransferase, yielding MIILAATPIGNLGDASRRLIEALENATVIAAEDTRTTQRLLAALGVVNRPRLIALHDHNEKQRAGELVALAASEDLLVLSDAGMPTVSDPGYGLVAAAAAAGVGVTVIPGPSAVLSALAVSGLPTDRFTFEGFLPRKPGDRRGALRALQGERRTMVFFESPARTPASLADIASVLGSDRRVAVCRELTKLHEEVARGTAAELVEWASAGVRGEVVLVVEGAPAAEVAFPDAVAQVLEQVRTGVRLKDAAAEVSAHTGHSSRELYQASLAQRGTLSP
- a CDS encoding sugar ABC transporter permease; its protein translation is MSTRAVAAPTSQTAGPASSRSGAKRRRWVLEVGWKYLLAIVIIFYAAFPLVYVVSASFNPGGNLSAANALFSTFDLTNYAALGQTSYWAWYGNTLLIGGVAAIGAVLMGASAAYAFSRFRFAGRRLSLTSLLIIQMFPQALAFIAIFLLLLALGEVVPALGLNSKIALICVYLGGALGTNTFLMYGFFNTIPMELDESAKIDGATHAQIFWRLIMPLVTPILAVVALLAFIAAFGDFIIARLVLVSQDNWTLAVGMFQWVSDQLSSNWGLFAAGAVLAALPVLILFLSLQRYIVGGLTSGAVKG
- a CDS encoding ABC transporter permease subunit, whose protein sequence is MTLPGSTVAGPHSGDAPPRQSSTSRGESHARRWRGPGWGFLVKLALMAIVNAVSLLAIVSAFRAESWVIFGVAVVLLLLADIVYFTKRALPLKYLFPGLTFLLIFQVFIFLYTGYIAFTNYGTGHIGTQEQAVNAALTQGERRLEDSPTYPLAVIERGGEYGFAIVEDEDVLAGDTDEPLAQVRGAEIGATGAPVAVPGWNVVARNQVLTDPALQEIITNLRVPVSDDPNDGSIRTREGTTGAVYESTLVWDESAQTITDTASGTVYRATDTGSFVADDGSALPAGWYVGVGFDNFIQIFTDPKLQSALGIVTLWTFAFALLSVAIPFLMGLIVAIIYNDPRVRGRKVLRTLFILPYAFPAFMSALLFRGMFNAEFGVINDLFFFGAQINWLGDPWLARIAVLWVNVWLTYPYFFLVCTGALQSLPKDSLEAASIDGAGRSRQMRSIILPLVLVATAPLLISSFAFSFNNFTTIYMFNNGGPAIPGAPFALGYTDILISAIYRISGVAGGAADFGLASALSILVFLVVGLISAIAFRQTRKLEEYQ